Within the bacterium genome, the region ACTTCTCCACAACCGCGCTAAAAAAGTCGTCACTATTCACAAAGATAACCATATTGGCCGAACCGTACATACCTTGGAGATAACAATAATCGCAGTTATAGACGCAATTCAACATCATCGAATTGTAATAAAAATTATCATGACCCATACTCTGGCTGAATTCCGAACCGTCGTACAATAGATGATCTTTTTTGACGGCAAGAATCAATTTCATGCTTCGTTTTTGTGATTGAAAATTTTGCTGCGGCCTATTAAAAATGTCTTTGTAATGGTGTACGGCAATACGGATTGCGTTGGGAAATTTAGACAGGATTGACTCCGTAAGCGAATATCGTTCGGCGCCTTCTTCAATATAAATATGCGAAAAATTAGGCAACACCGAGTCTGGTGCGGACACGTTTAAATGCGGATTGACGTTCGTTTTTATTTCGGATACCGGCATGAAGAAATTCGCTTAGAAAAGTTATTTCTTTTTTTGATGCAATTTTATACGCTGTAGCCCAATCGCGCAGTTGATGGATCTGCGTCGTCGTGAGCCGTAAATGATTGATCAATTTGCCGAGAAGAATATTTTCTTCATCGGTAAAAACTCCATCACTTTTGGACTGGGCGGCTGAAAATCGTTGTATGAAACCGTCAATTTCCGGCAATTTCTTTTGCACCAGTTCAGCAACAAATTCCCGCGTAATGTGATCCAATTCAAGATAATCGGAAACGATTTTCAAGGTTGCGATTTTATCCGGCGCTAAAAAAACCGAAGCCGATTGAAAGAACCCCGACGCTTCCATGTCGACCAGATTTAAATTCAGTTCGACCGCCATATCCATCGTCACCGGCGTGTCAAACGTCGTAACCTGATCTTCGATCAAACCGTGTTTGACGATCATATCCGGAAAAAATTCACGCCGTCCCGCAAAATCGATTATTTTGTTTATGACAATCAGGTCGCCGATTGTATAGTGCGTCTTAGGTGTTCCGCAAATTCCAAAATTAACGGCACAAGCCGGATCAATCTGGCTGAAAAAATAAGTCGTTGCGACAGCCGATTTGATTTTCCCAATGCCGCTGACGATCAAAGCTATATCGTCGTTTGAAAAAATTTCGAACTTGGCCGAAGCGAGGTCTTTTTTTAGATTGAAATAATCGATCAGCGGGCGCGCTTCAGCATGTAAAGCTGTAACAATCCCGATAGTTTTTTTGTTCAACGCCAAAGCACTAAGGTTTTTACGTCATAGAGCGCGAGACTATCGAAATTCATCTCGACGCGATGATTGAATAATTTATGGTTTTTCACACAATTCAAGCAATACGCCGGACGTCGATTTCGGATGAACAAACGCAATCTTTGCGCCGTGAGCTCCCGTTTTAGGCGTTTCGTCAATCAGTTGAAATCCTTTCGATTTCAGGTCTTTCAACTTTTCCTCGATATTGGTAACATTGATCGCAATGTGAGCGATGCCGCCTTTGTTACCGTTCTTCTCGATGAATTTGGCGATCGGGCTGGACGGATCGGTTGCCGCGAGCAATTCAATTTTCGATTCTCCGATTTCAAAAAAAGCCGTTTCGACTTTCTGATCGTCCACCGTTTCATGTCCGGTATAGTGAAAACCCATCGCTTCGTATAGTTTTTTAGCCGCTTCCAGATCGGTAACAGCAATGCCAATATGATCGATTTTATTGAGTTTCATGATAATTCCTTTGATTCTGTCATCACGCTTTCATGCGCTTACCTTTTTCTTCCACTGTAAAAATCCACCCGACCATCTTGCCCGGATCGATTTCCGGAAAATTATCCCAATATTCACGGTTGCGCAAATACCGCGAACCTGTTTCGTCATCTGCAACCGATTTGATTTCTTTGACGAGAATCGCGCATCGTTTACGCCATTGCTCCATATTCGCAACGCGCAAATCCACCCAACCGTCGCGCGCCCACGAATCTATTGAGTGCTTCTCAATTTTAAGTTCGTTTTCACCGTGAAACGGCGGAATTTTAATTTCATCGCCGCGAACCATAGATTTTCCATCGGACATGAGAATAGGAATGCCAATGGAAATAATTTCCTGACGCAGCTGTTCGTCGTTTACAATTATATCGGTGAGACGTTTCGACAATTCTTTTGCGCTTGTCCGCGCAACGACGTCCATGTCCGTAAAGCCGGCTTTGAGCAGGAACGCTTCGTAGAGCAATTTCGATACACGCGGCGGACCGAGCATTTCAAATGCAATCCCTTCGATGCCGTGCAACGTCTCAAGTTGTTTTAATTTTTTAATGGCACTGTGGAAAAGATACCCCGCACGATACGTCGGCTCGAGCGTAGCATTATCCAATGCATTAATAATATCGTGTCCGGTGTTGCCGCCACGAACCTCAAAAATAACGCTCTCGGCAATTTCCTCAGGAGTAACGTATTCCATTTGACCGGGCGTCGTTATCGTTTCAAATTCCCCGCGTGAAAATACACCGTTTTCACCGGTATCGATGTAGACGGCTTTAAGATTTTTCCCGGTCGTTTTGGCTAATCCCGGCATTTTTAACTGGAGTTTAGTGTTGAGCTTCACCGCTTTTTCGGGAGGGCAATCAACCAAACGTACAGGTTGTCCTTTTTTACGGATTTCACCGTAATCGATTTTCTTCCAACCGATGAGCCCGGTCGGTTTGATTTCTTTAATGATCGGACCATCGGGAGTCCGTCCCATCAGGAAAAGCAACAACGTATGCGCGCCGGCAATCGACGATTTGGACAACAATACGCGTGATGGCCTTTCCTCGCTGTGCGTGTAAGGAATATTCAATCCCATTCCTCCCGTGCCGCTAGTGCCGATTTTGACATACATTTGCGTTCGATGAATTTTCATCGACTGATACAACAATTGCACGTGACGAATTAATTGCGGCATGTACAGCGTGCATAATAATTTTTCGGTCGTTTCGATCAGATCGTTTTGTTTTTTCTTCTTAGCTGCATTGAGTTGCCGGATAACATTGCGCGTGCTTTGGAAAATATCCTGATAGGCAATTGCCGTCGCGGAATTGATACAATCGACAATAATATCTGGCTGGTATTGGCTCAACAATTTAAACAGGCTCGAGCGTTTCAGTACTTCGTCGTTCAACTCTGAGATCATGTCGTCCATCAACATGCCACGATAACGCTCGTCCGCCATTAATTTTTCACGAGGCATATCTTTCAGTTGATGCCGGAGAAATACATTACCCCACCATGGTATAAAAAAATTCTTTCCGGCTTTGGGGAATTCTTTTTTCAAATCACTTACCGCTTCTATCGCTTCGCTCTTATTAAGCGACGTCACGATCAGGCGACCGGGCTTTTCTTCCATCAATTTTCTGCAAATTGCCGAGCCGACGAGCCCCCATCCTCCCAATACCAGTACCGTCTTTTTTTGAATATCCATACATCAGCCTCGCGTGTTATTCAGATTCCATCATTCGGTTCGATATTTATTTTTTCAAAACTGCTTTCAATGTATTTTTCATCAACATAATAATGGTCATCGGCCCGACACCGCCGGGTACGGGCGTAATGGCCGACGCAACAGCCTTGGCCGATTCGAAATGAACGTCACCCGTTAATCTGAATCCGGATTTCTTTGAAGCATCGGCAACACGGTTCATCCCAACGTCAATCACAACGGCTCCGGGTTTGATCATGTCACCGCGAATAACTTCAGCTTGTCCCATCGCCGCGATCAGAATGTCCGCTTGTTTTGTATGATAGGACAAATCTTTCGTTCCGGTGTGACAAACGGTTACCGTCGAATTCGCGCCTTTGGCTTTTTGAATCAGCATACTTGCCAAAGGTTTACCAACGATATTGCTTCTCCCGACGATCACAGTATGTTTGCCCGATGGATCGGCATTGCTGCGCATCAGTAATTCCTGCACACCGGCCGGAGTACATGGTAAAAATACCGGTTCGCCGATCGATAATCTTCCGACATTAAACGGATGAAAGCAATCGACGTCTTTGAAAGGATCGATTGAATTAATGATAACGCTTTCATTGATCTGCTTCGGCAACGGTAACTGCACCAGAATACCCGAAACTTTCGGATTCGTATTGAGTTCATTAATCAACTTTAATAACTCTTCCTGCGACGTTGACGCCGACAATTTAATCGTTTCATGGCTCATACCGACTTCTTCGCACATTTTTCCTTTATTGCGAACGTATACTTCCGAGGCAGGATTATCGCCAACTAATACGACCGACAAATGCGGTACGATACCGGTTTGTTTTAGCTTGGCAACTTCTGAAGCGATTTCATGTTTAATGTCGTCAGCGATTTTTTTCCCATCAATGATTGCAGCGGTCATGATAACTCCGGAAAATTTATGGTTTCAGATTGAAGATTGTCAACTTTAGATTATTACAAAAAAATTCTAAAATATTAAACTATTTCTGATCGATTCGGATCCGTTCGACGTGCGTAGCCTTACCGGTTTGCGTATCGATTTTAAAAAATAAGCCGTGCAGCCTTACGTCGCCGTGAGCAGGCTCGAATTTGAAATACGTTTGAAGGATGAACTTCCTGATGGCGGCATCTTTTTGCATTCCGATAACGCCGTCGTGCGGGCCGGTCATGCCAACGTCCGTAATGAAAGCGGTTCCGGCCGGCGAAATTTTTTCATCCGCTGTTTGCACGTGGGTGTGCGTTCCGATAATTGCGCTGGCTTTTCCGTCAACATAATGAGCAAAAGCAATTTTTTCAGCCGTCGCCTCAGCATGAAAATCAACGATTACGACGTCGGTTTCTTTTTTGATCCTTTCAATTTCACGTTCTCCGGTACGAAATGGACATTCAATATCATAAAGATAGGTACGGCCTTGCAGATTGATCACTCCAACTTTGATTCCGTTCTTGAGTTGATAGATAACGGAGCCTTTGCCCTCATTGCCTGTTGGATAATTGAGAGGACGAAGAAGGAATTTCTGTATCAAAGGATTTTCGGAATAAAACGTTTTCTTACGATCCCAAATATGGTTACCGCTTGTAATCACATGTACACCTACGTTAAAAAGCGTTTGGCACATTACATCGGTAATGCCTTTACCTTCACAGGCGTTTTCGCCATTGGCAACGACAAAATCAATTTTCCGTTCTTCGATCAATCGCGGCAATGTATCTTTTACCATATCCATTCCCGGCGTTCCAAAGATATCGGCCACGTGCAAACACTTCAATTCCATACATCTCCTTTAATTCGGATCAATCTAAAAATTATCGTCAAAACTTACAAGTTACACCCAACCGTGTAAAACGCGTCCTTTCACGCCCAGCGCATCAACCTTCCGTGATACTTCAGGATCTTCTGCCAGTGGCGGAGCATGATGCGGTTTGATACGGGCATCGATTACCAGAGGTCCCCGACAACCCCAATGTTTATCGTCGATGAACGTACGCACGCCTTCAATATCCGTCGCAGGATTTGAACGCGTGAACGTTGTCCACAAAAAATTGTTCAGATTGCGACCGGCAAATTCACTGTCATCAACCAATACCATCAGAGGAAAATCGTCCCAAACCCGAACCGATTCGTAAAAATCGCAGAAACCTTTGAGCGTTTTCTTTCCGATTGTTCGGTCGCTGAAGGCCGGCGCCTGAATCGCAACGACGCCTGGT harbors:
- a CDS encoding nucleoside phosphorylase, which codes for MNKKTIGIVTALHAEARPLIDYFNLKKDLASAKFEIFSNDDIALIVSGIGKIKSAVATTYFFSQIDPACAVNFGICGTPKTHYTIGDLIVINKIIDFAGRREFFPDMIVKHGLIEDQVTTFDTPVTMDMAVELNLNLVDMEASGFFQSASVFLAPDKIATLKIVSDYLELDHITREFVAELVQKKLPEIDGFIQRFSAAQSKSDGVFTDEENILLGKLINHLRLTTTQIHQLRDWATAYKIASKKEITFLSEFLHAGIRNKNERQSAFKRVRTRLGVA
- the mce gene encoding methylmalonyl-CoA epimerase, whose protein sequence is MKLNKIDHIGIAVTDLEAAKKLYEAMGFHYTGHETVDDQKVETAFFEIGESKIELLAATDPSSPIAKFIEKNGNKGGIAHIAINVTNIEEKLKDLKSKGFQLIDETPKTGAHGAKIAFVHPKSTSGVLLELCEKP
- a CDS encoding short-chain dehydrogenase, with protein sequence MDIQKKTVLVLGGWGLVGSAICRKLMEEKPGRLIVTSLNKSEAIEAVSDLKKEFPKAGKNFFIPWWGNVFLRHQLKDMPREKLMADERYRGMLMDDMISELNDEVLKRSSLFKLLSQYQPDIIVDCINSATAIAYQDIFQSTRNVIRQLNAAKKKKQNDLIETTEKLLCTLYMPQLIRHVQLLYQSMKIHRTQMYVKIGTSGTGGMGLNIPYTHSEERPSRVLLSKSSIAGAHTLLLFLMGRTPDGPIIKEIKPTGLIGWKKIDYGEIRKKGQPVRLVDCPPEKAVKLNTKLQLKMPGLAKTTGKNLKAVYIDTGENGVFSRGEFETITTPGQMEYVTPEEIAESVIFEVRGGNTGHDIINALDNATLEPTYRAGYLFHSAIKKLKQLETLHGIEGIAFEMLGPPRVSKLLYEAFLLKAGFTDMDVVARTSAKELSKRLTDIIVNDEQLRQEIISIGIPILMSDGKSMVRGDEIKIPPFHGENELKIEKHSIDSWARDGWVDLRVANMEQWRKRCAILVKEIKSVADDETGSRYLRNREYWDNFPEIDPGKMVGWIFTVEEKGKRMKA
- a CDS encoding bifunctional 5,10-methylene-tetrahydrofolate dehydrogenase/5,10-methylene-tetrahydrofolate cyclohydrolase translates to MTAAIIDGKKIADDIKHEIASEVAKLKQTGIVPHLSVVLVGDNPASEVYVRNKGKMCEEVGMSHETIKLSASTSQEELLKLINELNTNPKVSGILVQLPLPKQINESVIINSIDPFKDVDCFHPFNVGRLSIGEPVFLPCTPAGVQELLMRSNADPSGKHTVIVGRSNIVGKPLASMLIQKAKGANSTVTVCHTGTKDLSYHTKQADILIAAMGQAEVIRGDMIKPGAVVIDVGMNRVADASKKSGFRLTGDVHFESAKAVASAITPVPGGVGPMTIIMLMKNTLKAVLKK
- a CDS encoding TIGR00282 family metallophosphoesterase; this encodes MELKCLHVADIFGTPGMDMVKDTLPRLIEERKIDFVVANGENACEGKGITDVMCQTLFNVGVHVITSGNHIWDRKKTFYSENPLIQKFLLRPLNYPTGNEGKGSVIYQLKNGIKVGVINLQGRTYLYDIECPFRTGEREIERIKKETDVVIVDFHAEATAEKIAFAHYVDGKASAIIGTHTHVQTADEKISPAGTAFITDVGMTGPHDGVIGMQKDAAIRKFILQTYFKFEPAHGDVRLHGLFFKIDTQTGKATHVERIRIDQK